The region AGTCTCACGCAGGTGACCTCATTCTTATAGATCACCTTCATACATCACTATGTGGCAACTAGAATGGCAAGGCCGGACCATCCTGTCCAGCAGCCATAATTGTTACTGTTTGATTGTGCATCCTCAATCAGGATTTGGCAGAAAAGGAGCGTAAGATCACGGAGCTGAACAGTTGCAACAAGAACGACATGCAGTGGATGGAGTCGCAGCTGTGCTCCACTCGGCTGCAGCTGGACTCGGTAAAAGCAGAGTGAGTCTTTGACGCAAAAGACGCACATTAAAGTCAATATACATTTGTTTTAGGAAATATGGTGGACAAGACTGTAGCCCCTTTCTAAAAAAGACGAAAATTTCACTTCCTTATTTTACCACAGCGGCAGTTTTATCACAACCCAGCACTGTGTGAACTGGCCTTTTTCAGAACAGATTCTTTTGGCTCTCACCCACTCTAATTTGTCAAACAAGCCTGCAACAATGAGGTTTAAACTAAAATGTTTCTACATATAAAAagcaatgaataaatgaatactgtacacattcattcattttctaccgcttatcctcacgagggtcgcgggggccgctggagtctatcccagctgtcttcaggcgagaggactggtggccagccaatcacagggcacatatagacaaacaaccattcacactcacattcatacctatggataatttggagttgccaattaacctagcatgtttttggaatgtgggaggaaaccggagtccccggagaaaaaacacatgcacggggatccacagagatggctgagggtggaatcgaacttgggtctcctagttgtgtggcctgcacgctaaccactcttccacagTGCCCCTACTGTACACATGCAGATCAAAATAAATAGTGCATAAAATAGTCCCGGTTTATTCCACATGAGTTTGGTGATGGCTTGAGGATAAAGGGAGGTGGAACAGGTGGTGGGCGGGGTGGGATGTCTTTCAGGGGGGTGGTGACAATTAATTAGAGGCTAGGTAGGgttgtgtgttattttttccaTGAGCCTTTATCATCCTTTGCAGGGCCTTTTTGTCTGTTGAAGAGCTGCTAACATTTAACATAAACTGTTgtacaaaagtgtaaaaagtaataAACCACTGTCAACTAAGAATAAATAGGCTGATGTTTCATTAGAAATGACAATGGGctagtgtgaatgtgtgaacgCTTCTCAATTTAAAAAGAAGTGAACCTCAACAAAGCAGTCAATGCTAACCAACATCCTTGTCTTGTTTTACATGCCAGGCTAGATGACGCTCACAGAGACCTGGACAAGACAAAGAGCAAAACAGTGACCACCCTGCTGGCCACTGAGGATGAACTACGAACACTGAAAGACGAGTAAATGAACGACACACACATCGTCATATTTACCTTTTAGATGATTCATTCTATTCATCCATCTTTGTCAGTTTGAGGTCAGCACAGTTACAGATAGAGCTTTATAAGAAGAAGCTGGATTCCTACCATGATTACGATCGGCAGGTGTCCATGTTGAGGGATGAGGTGTCCTATCTAAGCGCTGATAGGTACCACATGATGACAACCTAAACCTACAATCTATACTACATGCAACAAGTTCTCATTTCTCCTAGGCTGGCGAGAAGCAGCTCTTTGAGTCCATTGGTGAGAAGTAGTACTCTTAGCGCATTGTCCGGCCTCAGGCGCTCCTCCAGCCCCATTAGGTCAGAGACGACCTCCCGGGCTCAGCTCACAAGTTCCTCCCGCCTGCTGCGTGTGGTGTCCCGCTTCAGTGACTTGTACGCTGTGGAGCGCAAGGAAGCGCAGTTACAGCTTCAACAGTACATCAGTGACTTGGAGACAGTCCAGAGGATGATCTTCATCGCCGTGGTGGTAAGACTCGCTGTTGGCGGAGGTGAACAAAAGCACAAGTCTGTGTGCCATGGTGGGGTTGCATGTTTTATGCGTTTTTTTCACGTTGTCATGTCCCAGGAGTCTTTCAAGACAGCTAAACTGGCTTACCGCCTCTTCAGGCTCCGTGCTCGAAAGACTTTGTCCGCATTTCACTTTGGGCCAGAGAGTCTAGAAGATACCATCTTGGACTACATAGTGAAAAATCAGGACCTTTATGACGTGCAGACCAGCGTAGATGTAGGAAggcacaaaaacacatcattcaTTTAGCACATGGATGAAAAGTATGTGTGTGAGACTTTGTGTTTGGTGTGTACAGGATGTACTCAGCGCCATGAACCTGAATCCTCACATCGCCTCCATCCCCAAAGCCAACCTTGACATCATAAGCCCCTTGATTAGGGAGACATGTAAGGTGGCCTTCACCATGCAGACGCTGGACCCGCCCCTCTACTTAGAGTTCGCCAGTGATGGAGAACATTTCATTAGCAGCAAGTATGGCTTGAAAAAACTACCAAAAGATATACTCCTGATGTTTTAAGAGctgttgaaaaattgcaaggaTTTACATTTAATGTAAAGGCTGTTCTGAGGGTCCTCctaaacatattaaaaatgtacctCAAACTTCTTCTCCTCATACTCCCCTTCTTGGCCCTGACAGGTATCGTCGCAGTCACGACTCGGACCTCTCTTCTCATCGTGTCATGTACCACATCTGGCCGGCTCTGATGCAGGGCAACGCGGCGCGGACCAAAGGGGAAGCTGTGACCAGAGGAGCAGCTCTAGTAGTGAGCCTGCACTGACAGGAAGACGTCACAGTTGAGCTTTCACGACACATggttatatgtgtgtgtgctttacaGTGGAGTGGCCCCGGCAGCAGCTGTGGAGTCGGCAATGTGCGATCACGTTCTCTCAGTCCAACTCGCTCCTTTGTAAGTGGCCATCTTTCTTATATCCATGGCTTTTATACACACACTGTCCatttagacatagacatagactttcatagacatagactcccatgtaataataaatatttattaacgaacacaaataaacatttgatgTAAGTACACGTTTCTATGACACATGAATGTGCTTTATGAAGAACCCGCCTCACTTTGAGTAATCCTGGCCTAGTTGAGGTCCAAAGTCATATTCATACGTTGTCCTATTGTCTGAGCAAGCACCCAATGATTCTGAAGATGACTAAGGTCAAAGTTGGACGTCTTGACTTTTAACTGACGTCACTCAAAggttgaggtcaaaggtcaaatctGTGCACATTCCTTGTCACCTTTGACATTCGAAATTTCAATCATCAAACAGTTTTCAGGGGTTATTGCTCTACTGTGTGGGAATCCTGTAGATTTTGAATGACATCTGCAACATGGCCATAGTAGCTGAGGTCAGAGGTGATTATTCCGCATCATAAAAATCGTCACCCATTGTGACACTTAGGAATAAGTGTCAAAAATGTCGACCCTTCCTATATACGTTACATTACTGACTTCCCCTTACCGTGTTTTCAGATATATAAGGATAGAAGAAGCTTGTCTCCAGATGCTCTGTCTGCCAGCTGCTTGTGACCATCATTATCAGGTGTACTCAAACCAGATTCAACTGGTGTGTTTACACCATCTGTGCTGTTACATCTGTGCTCCCAACAAGGTGTGTCTCTCCATGACTGGACAGCAGCACACTGATGGACCAGCACGCAGAGGTAACCAGCCATACGACTAATACAGTCCTCAGTTTAGGACTGTTAACATCAACTAAGGATGTTCAGCGATTGATAACTTggtgtaataatgataatcatccTCCAGTATCGCTTgattaattaccgtattttctggactacaagtcgctccagagtataagtggcacaaggccaaaaatacataattaggtagaaaaaaacataagttgcactggagtttaagtcgcatttttggtgggtaatttattttacaaactacttgaccaaaacagacattacatcctcttggaaagcaagttctaacaataaaagaatagagaacaggctgaataggtttaagatatgctaacacaatggttattcagctgcacaaaaaataaacatgaacataaaaagtgtccagtgtttatgtaacataacagttttttcatttataagtcgctctggagtataagtcgcaggaacagccaacctatgaaaaaaagtgcaacttatagtccagaaaatacggtaattgttcttagtggttttattttgtctcTGTTGCAGATGTATATAAATAGCTTGTACTGTGTATGCTggcttttcatttgtttttttctttcttcattaGAATTTTTGCAAAGTAACTTTAGTTTGTAAGTAACTCTTTGCAGCGGATGTACAGGTAACATTGGCTTGTATTCAAGTTAGAATATTTGCAGTGCTTTTGTCAATTGTTTTGTCGATTTTTGCAGTGTagcaataaaatatattttgtatggtataaaaagtattattgtagcaataaaatatattttgcatgATATACAAAGTGGTGCTTCCATATTTTACAGCATATTTGAGTgtacaaaatggaaaaatcacaaTTACTCAAACACTTTAGCACTGCCTCAGAAAGTAGTTCAGATTGTCCAAAAAACTCGGTTCAAATCCCGCCACCTCAATAAATGAAGTGAATTGGCAGTCACATTTTCATCAGTCTACCCCAGGGCAGCTAATGGGAGGGGggaatgaataatgggttctTACTGTAAACACCATGGGTGTTTAGAAAacacttaaaaataataatacataaaatacacacattactCTTGGTATCAATAGTGTTATTTAGATCGATCCCACATCACACCCCTGATGCCTTTGAGAATATTCCCATTCATGCTCGTATCCTCATGCATTATCTCCAGGCGTGCCTGCCCCCTTTCATTCCCCCTTGTCTAATTATTAGTTTGCTCCACCAACCATAATTGACATCCCGTGTCACTCATTTGCTCCGTGAAGCACAAAGTGTGACATGAGGGGATGCAAGGAGATTCGTGAGCAGGGGTGGACTTACCATTAGGCAGACACAGGCGATTGCCTGATGCCCTGAAATTTgcgcccccccccaaacatctaataaaaacagatttttgaTTGTCTTCTTCAATTTAAAGTACATACTATTGTCTCCAGTCATATGCCCTTTTCATGAGATGGACTGTTCCACATTACTGCTCATGTGCAGATTGATTCTGGAATACGGAAGCGAAACAAAATTGTTGGTGTGTCGCTCAACCTGGCATTTCAAACCCTCTTTGGCGAAAGCTGGAGCTCGTTGGGGAAAGAAACCACAGAGTGACAGAAGAGCGTTGCCAAACACAACACTAATGTCTGCGTTAAAAGGAGCCCCATTAGAATCCGGTCTGGTTGCCTGCAAGCCTTAGATCATCTTGATCCACAGCTCCATGAACATCCTCATGCCTGTGGTCTGGTCCAAGGGTCATTCAGTCTTGGCAGCATAGAGCCTTCTAGGGACCACCGGGGCCAACATCACACGCTCCAGCAGTGCTGACAGTGACTTTGTTCGGCTTCTGCACCCAAAATGTTTTGCTTGAACGAACGGGTTCCCccctggagtgtgtgtgtgtgtgtgtgtgtgaagtttcagCAAACATACAAGCTCTTAACATATGGAGGAGACAGTATGacatatacacaatattattaataatagtgaGCCCATTAATTACTCTTTAATTTTCTTGTACAGATAATACTCTTTTAAGGCATAATACTATGTTAAGTACAATACAGTCATGTCAACAAATTACAGTAATGtataaaagtaatttttttaatattataaaaaaataaaccatgtATCCTAGATTTATTACACATCAACTGAATTGTTATaagcatttgattttttttatcttgataTTTATATCATGTAGCTCATGAAAACCAAAAACCCACAtgtcaaaaaattatatttcatcaaaacaataaaaaagggaTTATAATAAAGAAATTTCAATCCACCAAAAAGTATGTTTAATTACTGTATTCAATACATGGTTTCAGCTCCTTCCATGAATCACTGCTTTAATTGGGTCTGGCACGGAGGCCAACAGCCTGTCGTACTGTTGAGGTGCTACGGGGGACCGCTGTTGTTGGGTCTGATGTTACCCTCTTCACAATAGCCCCCCCCAGATTCTCTATGGGGTTTAGGTCAGGTGAATTTTCAGGCCAGTCCAGTTCCGTCATAACGTTGTCTGTAAGCCATTTACTCGTGGTTCTGGCA is a window of Doryrhamphus excisus isolate RoL2022-K1 chromosome 5, RoL_Dexc_1.0, whole genome shotgun sequence DNA encoding:
- the spata18 gene encoding mitochondria-eating protein, with product MSEALNFLISNSCFNGVLDKLQKWQQEYHVISCDENMNRCCEMIEFTAKIQGQLFTILNSIAAEGKHSDGVSAIKTRLLPCLGTCFSTSRLPIASSDASFSLTQDLAEKERKITELNSCNKNDMQWMESQLCSTRLQLDSVKAELDDAHRDLDKTKSKTVTTLLATEDELRTLKDDLRSAQLQIELYKKKLDSYHDYDRQVSMLRDEVSYLSADRLARSSSLSPLVRSSTLSALSGLRRSSSPIRSETTSRAQLTSSSRLLRVVSRFSDLYAVERKEAQLQLQQYISDLETVQRMIFIAVVVRLAVGGGEQKHKSVCHGGVACFMRFFHVVMSQESFKTAKLAYRLFRLRARKTLSAFHFGPESLEDTILDYIVKNQDLYDVQTSVDDVLSAMNLNPHIASIPKANLDIISPLIRETCKVAFTMQTLDPPLYLEFASDGEHFISSKYRRSHDSDLSSHRVMYHIWPALMQGNAARTKGEAVTRGAALVWSGPGSSCGVGNVRSRSLSPTRSFIYKDRRSLSPDALSASCL